Proteins encoded together in one Urocitellus parryii isolate mUroPar1 chromosome 3, mUroPar1.hap1, whole genome shotgun sequence window:
- the Lyzl4 gene encoding lysozyme-like protein 4, which translates to MKASVMLFLLGYLMVPSGARVLGRCTVADMLYRGGLDYFEGYKLENWVCLAYYESKFNPSAVYENEITGHTGFGLFQIREDLWCDHGKNLCGVSCSELLNPDLKKTIECVKKIVKGKQGMGAWLNWTRNCQFSDTLSRWLDGCRL; encoded by the exons ATGAAGGCATCCGTGATGCTCTTCCTCCTTGGCTACCTCATGGTTCCAAGTGGTGCTCGAGTCTTGGGGCGTTGCACCGTGGCTGATATGCTCTACAGAGGAGGCCTGGATTATTTTGAAGGTTACAAACTTGAAAACT GGGTTTGCCTGGCTTATTATGAGAGCAAGTTCAACCCCTCGGCTGTGTATGAGAATGAGATTACTGGCCACACTGGCTTCGGCCTCTTTCAGATCCGTGAGGACCTGTGGTGTGACCATGGCAAGAATCTCTGTGGTGTGTCCTGTTCTG AGTTACTGAATCCGGATTTAAAGAAGACGATTGAGTGTGTCAAGAAAATCgtaaaaggaaaacaaggaatGGGGGCATG GCTCAACTGGACCCGGAACTGCCAGTTTTCTGACACTCTGTCGCGGTGGCTGGATGGGTGCAGGCTGTAG